CGATGTTCTTCACCTTCTGGGGCCTGAACATCCTCCGCAAGAGGGAGAAGGTCAAGGCCAAGAAGAGCTTCCTGCAGGGCATGTTCGGCGCGATGATGCCCCGCGGCGCCGGCCGGCTGGGGCTGTCCAAGATGAACTTCGGCGGGATGGGCGCCAAGATGATGAAGATGGTGATGAAGCAGCAGAACGTGTCATCAGTGGAGGAGCTCATTGCCACGGCCAAGGAGCAGGGGATCAAGATGATCGCCTGCACCATGTCCATGGACGTGATGGGCCTCAAGCGCGAGGAATTGATCGACGGCCTGGAGTACGCCGGGGTGGCGACCTACCTGGGCGAAGCGGATGAGGCCAACGTTAACCTCTTTATCTAACCATGGCCCTTGAGGCCAAGCAAGACTCATGGGCAAGAAGGCGGACATACTGCAGGTGCTATAATAGGGACCAGAGACTGAGCAGGGGCCAGGACTCCTCGGCTCCGGGACCAATCCGGGGGTGGATGCGTGAAGCCAGGGGAATGCAACATCGTCGCCGATCTGGTTAAGGCCCTGACCAATCCGACCAGGTTGATGATCCTGTGCGCGCTGAGCGGCGGGCAAGAGATGAAGGTCTCCGACATCGTCGCCAAGACCGGCGCGAGGCAGGCCAACATCTCGATTCAGCTTGGTCTGTTGCGTTCCAAGGGCATCCTCACGGCCAGGCGTGAGGAGGTCAACGTCTACTACGGTATCGCCGACCACCGGGTGCTCGAGGCCCTCGAACTGCTGCTGGCGGTGGCCAAGGGCAACTCCCTCAGCCCCGCCCGTTTGACAAGGAGGAACGGCCGGAGCTGAGTCACGCCCACCGGCCGCGTCGCCTCCGGACCCCAACGAACATCGCGTCTGGGTTGGAGCCCGACCGTCACTCGACGGCCGGGCTCTGTCTTGCTCCGTCGGGGTCGGTAGTCCGCCCGCTTGGTCCTAAGTTGACAATCCGTAATCTCCCGGTTAGAATCAATTTAGGGCATATGCCCACTAAACAAAAAGGGGGGGGAAGCGGTTGGTCAGGCCACGGAAGGTCCGACGAGTAGCCTTTCTCCCAGGGGTCACCTATTTCAAGCCGCAGGGGATACCCCTTCGCCACCTCGACGAAGTCAGGATTGGCGTGGACGAAGTGGAGGCCCTGAGGTTGAGGTCCCTCGAGGGGCTGGACCAGGAAGAAGCGGCCTCCCGCATGGGCGTATCGAGGCAGACCTTCCAACGTGTCCTGGAGGAGGCTTATCGCAAGGTGGCTGAAGGGATCATCCTGGGCAAGGCGCTCCGCATCGAGGGTGGCGATTACGAACAGGTGCCCCTCAAACTGAGCTGCCGGCATTGTGGCCACTCTTGGGAGCAGACCCTGGCCGGCAGTACGGAAGTAGCGTGTCCCAGATGTGACGGAGTCCTCACCGACTTCGTCCGGGGTTGCAGAATGCAGACGGAAAAGAAGGAGGACCAAAAGATGACGAAGATTGCCGTTGTGTCGGATGACGGCAAGACGGTTTCGGCCCATTTCGGCCGGGCCGAGTTATATGTCGTGGTGACCGCCGAGGAGGCGAAAGTCACCGGTCGGGAGGTCCGGCCGAAGGTGGCTCATGGGCATGGGCACGCCGGCGGCCACGGGCCCCATGAGGAGCATGGGCAGGCCGATGGGCACGGTCCCGGCCACGGCTTTGACCCCGCCTCCGAAGACATCCACACCCGGATGGCCGGGTCCATCGACGACTGCCAGGTTGTCCTGGCCGGCGGGATGGGGTTCGGAGCCTTTGAGAGCCTGAAGGCCCGCGGGCTGAACCCGATCATCACCGACATCCGGGACATCGATCAAGCCGCCCAGGCCTACCTCGACGGCACCATCCGCAACCTGACCGAGAAGCTGCACTGATCGGCCGGCCGGACAAGGAGGCCCGGGAGAACCCGGGCCTCAGACTGTTGACAAAGACCGCAGATTGCTGCGGTCTTTCCTCTTTTCTGGTAGAATGTAGATGGGTCCAGATGATGGAGTGGAGGGCAAAGAGATGCTCTTCGACAATGGCGAGGAGAGGGCCAAGCAGTTCGAGGTGACGTGTTTGGAGGACCTGGTCCGGCCGGACCATCTCCTCCGGAAGATCAAGAAGCATGTGGATTTTGGGTTCATCAA
The Bacillota bacterium genome window above contains:
- a CDS encoding DsrE/DsrF/DrsH-like family protein, with the protein product MEKTKKTIIVFSGDLDKALAAFVIANGAAAMGDDVTMFFTFWGLNILRKREKVKAKKSFLQGMFGAMMPRGAGRLGLSKMNFGGMGAKMMKMVMKQQNVSSVEELIATAKEQGIKMIACTMSMDVMGLKREELIDGLEYAGVATYLGEADEANVNLFI
- a CDS encoding metalloregulator ArsR/SmtB family transcription factor, with translation MKPGECNIVADLVKALTNPTRLMILCALSGGQEMKVSDIVAKTGARQANISIQLGLLRSKGILTARREEVNVYYGIADHRVLEALELLLAVAKGNSLSPARLTRRNGRS
- a CDS encoding DUF134 domain-containing protein; the protein is MVRPRKVRRVAFLPGVTYFKPQGIPLRHLDEVRIGVDEVEALRLRSLEGLDQEEAASRMGVSRQTFQRVLEEAYRKVAEGIILGKALRIEGGDYEQVPLKLSCRHCGHSWEQTLAGSTEVACPRCDGVLTDFVRGCRMQTEKKEDQKMTKIAVVSDDGKTVSAHFGRAELYVVVTAEEAKVTGREVRPKVAHGHGHAGGHGPHEEHGQADGHGPGHGFDPASEDIHTRMAGSIDDCQVVLAGGMGFGAFESLKARGLNPIITDIRDIDQAAQAYLDGTIRNLTEKLH